Below is a window of Undibacterium sp. YM2 DNA.
ATCAAGCAAGCCCTGGTCACGCAAGCCCTTGATGAGTCTTGCCAGTTGCGCCTTGTCGCGGCCACTATGCTTGGCCAGCTCACTCTGGGTAGCACCGGGATGATGGCCAAAAAAACTCAATACCTTGCCTTCCATGTGGGTGATGTCATGCGGGCCATCGCGCAGGGCCTGGTATTGCTTGGAGCGGTATTGATGCATGACCGTATGGATAAGGTCCAGCACCCCATCCTCATTATTTTCTTGAGAATGGTTGACATTGTCATTTGTTTTGCGCATTATAGTAGATATTGTCAACTAATTTGATGGGTGAATAAATGAGTATAGCCTCTGAAACCAGCCGCGTACAACGCATACGCCATGAAATCAAACGCCGTAATCTGCAAGTTGTCCGTGTTGAAAGCCCGACCCCGCACTTCCGCCGCATCACTCTCAGTGGTGCTGACCTGCCGGGTTTTATCAGTGCCTCCTTTGATGATCATCTTAAACTGATACTGGGTGCTGACAGTGACAATGTTGTCATGCGTGATTACACACCCAGGCATTACGATGCCGCCAAAGGCGAGCTGGTGCTGGAATTTTCCATACACGGTGATGGCCCCGCTGCCGCCTGGGCCAGCCAGGCAGATGTTGGCCATGGAGTCACTGTCGCCGGGCCGCGTGGTTCTTTAGTCATTCCCACCGACTATGAATGGCATTTGCTGGCCGGTGATGAAACCGCCTTACCAGCGATATCGCGACGTCTGGAAGAATTGCCAGCCGGGGTGCGCGTCATCGTCATCCTGCAAGTGCCACCAGCCGAGCGCCGTGAATTAAGCAGTGCGGCAGATATCAGTATAGTCTGGGTAGATAGCGCACAAGAGTTTCTGGATACCCTGCGCGCGCTGCCTTTGCCAGCGGGCGATGGCTATGCCTGGTGCGCCGGTGAAGCTGCCACCATGGCTGCAACACGCCGCATACTGGCAGAAGAAAAAGGCCATGCTGGTACTGCCATGAGGGTGGCGGCTTACTGGAAGCGGGGTTTGATTGCGCATCATGAAAACCTGGAAAGCTGATCAATGACGAAATCCGGCTACCACCGGATTCTCATTTGAACTCTTCCACCAAAAAATCAATCAATGCCCTGACCCTGGCAGGTTGCTGGCGGCGGCTCAGGTAATACACATACAGGTCAGCCGCTGGCAAGGTATAGGCGGGTAAGACTATCTGTAGCCTGCCACTCTCCAGGTATTTATTCAAATCCCATTCCGAGCGCACCAGTATGCCGTGGCCATCGAGTGCCCAGTTCAGCACCACGTCCCCATCATTGCTGGACACCGCGCCGCGCACCTTGACCAGTTCTTCCTTGCGTCCTTTTTCCAGTCGCCAGGTGCCATACACATCATCATTTTGCCTGTGCAGGATGCAGCGGTGACGATGCAGATCTGCCGGTGTCTGCGGATGCCCGGCCTGTTTCAGATAGGCGGGTGAGGCGCATAAAAAGCGCCGGTTGCTCATGAGCTTGCGGGCACCCAGGCGCGAATCCGGCAATTCGCCAAAGCGTATCGCCAGGTCATAGGCTGCTTCCACCAGGTCTATCGGACGGTCAGTCAGTTGCAATTGCACTTCGACTTCTGCATGCAGATGGGCAAAGCGTGACACCAGCGGTGCGATGTGAGTACGGCCAAAGCCTGGCGTGGCATTTACCCGCAGCAAGCCCTTGGGTATGCCGCGGCTGCTGGATACCGACTCTTCCATGTCGCGGATACTGTCCAGAATATGTCTGGCTTGCACCAGATAGGACTCACCTTCACTGGTCAGGCTGAGGCGGCGTGTGGTGCGGTTAACCAGACGCACGCCCAGGCGTTGTTCCATCAGCATCAGGCGCTTGGTCACCGCAGGCGGGGTGATACCCAGTTCGCGCGCCGTCGCCGACAAACTGCCCAGCTTGGCCAGCAGCACGAAAAAAGTCAGTTCAGGGGCAATATCAATATTCACTTGAAGTAAA
It encodes the following:
- a CDS encoding LysR family transcriptional regulator is translated as MNIDIAPELTFFVLLAKLGSLSATARELGITPPAVTKRLMLMEQRLGVRLVNRTTRRLSLTSEGESYLVQARHILDSIRDMEESVSSSRGIPKGLLRVNATPGFGRTHIAPLVSRFAHLHAEVEVQLQLTDRPIDLVEAAYDLAIRFGELPDSRLGARKLMSNRRFLCASPAYLKQAGHPQTPADLHRHRCILHRQNDDVYGTWRLEKGRKEELVKVRGAVSSNDGDVVLNWALDGHGILVRSEWDLNKYLESGRLQIVLPAYTLPAADLYVYYLSRRQQPARVRALIDFLVEEFK
- a CDS encoding MarR family winged helix-turn-helix transcriptional regulator — its product is MRKTNDNVNHSQENNEDGVLDLIHTVMHQYRSKQYQALRDGPHDITHMEGKVLSFFGHHPGATQSELAKHSGRDKAQLARLIKGLRDQGLLDAVADEADKRNVRLTLTIDGQSVLTTLRQQAKRLNTLALKDMASNEQQELLQLLRRVQVNLNTGS
- a CDS encoding siderophore-interacting protein; protein product: MSIASETSRVQRIRHEIKRRNLQVVRVESPTPHFRRITLSGADLPGFISASFDDHLKLILGADSDNVVMRDYTPRHYDAAKGELVLEFSIHGDGPAAAWASQADVGHGVTVAGPRGSLVIPTDYEWHLLAGDETALPAISRRLEELPAGVRVIVILQVPPAERRELSSAADISIVWVDSAQEFLDTLRALPLPAGDGYAWCAGEAATMAATRRILAEEKGHAGTAMRVAAYWKRGLIAHHENLES